TTTCCGACGGCCCCGGTTATATTTCCACTTCTGGGAGGTGTAACGACCTTTTTTGTGCATGTGCCAGCAAAAAATGCTGAGCAAGACCACGAGGACAAGTATCACTGCACCCCCAATCAACCCTGCCAGCAGAAATGGGGAGCCTAGGTTCTGAGAAGTTGTCTGTTCATGGCTGGAAGGGATGTTGCTGCCATTGAAAAAGGAAGCCTTGGTTGTGGCTTCTGAACAGACAGTATCTTCTCCAGTTCGGTAGTTGTTATAAGTATCCAGTGGAACCAAACAAATCCGGTAAGTGGATTTGGGCTCCAGATTTACCAAGCTTGATTGCTGCTTCTCACCACTAATTATTCGTTCATGAACAATTCCTCCTACCAGACTATGGCCCATTTTAACCCATGTGAGTTTATATGCCATCACGGTAAAAAGTGACATCCAGTTGACTTGGATGCAAGTGTCATTCACAAAATGGATGGAGAGCTGAATCCATTCAGACAAAGGAGGTGTCACCCTTTCTCTGTCCTCCCTGTCAGGCACAGTGGGGAGTGTGGCTATGATGGGAGTGAGAGGATTATATTTACTACTTGAGGGAGGAAATGATGGGCTGGGAACTAATGTAGTCGGCATGGTTGTAGCTGGGACTGGAGTGATGATAAGTGGTAGACCAGGGGTGGTGGTGGGGCATGATAACATATTCATATTGAGCTCCCTGACTGCCATACCTCGGACCTGCTCTGGTCCCTGGCACATAAAACCACGTACATTGATGGAAGCAGGAATAAATTTGAGCCATTCAGTGACCCACTTAATGCTGCAGTCACATAACCAGGGATTATTCCTTACAGTGAGTTGTCTCAGGTTATGGAGATTATCAAATACTCCCTTTGCCAACATCCGAAGTTGATTGTTGGAAATATCAAGACGTTCCAGTTTGCGGAGGTTTGAAAAGGCTGTAAGTGGTATATGGGTTATCTGGTTGTCCTGCAAGTAAAGTCTTAGCAGATGTGTACCTGGAAGATCGGGAGGAGGGTAAGTCAGTGAATTCCGAACTATTGAGAATTCCTTGAGCTTGGAGAGGTGGCTAAAAGTGCCTTCAGCTATGCCTTTATTAGTGAGGAGATTGCCATCCACAATCAGACGCTCCAGACTTGTAAGATTCTGGAAGGCTAGGTCTGAAATGACGGCAATTCGATTTTCATCTACACGAAGTTCTTGTAAGTCCAGCGGAAGGCCTACTGGCACGCTGCTTAAGTGATTCTTGGACAAGAACAGAAGCTTGAGGCTGATGGCTTCCTGGAATGCCCCATCCTCAACGCCAACAGTGGAGATGGAGTTGTCATCCAGGTGCAGTTCTTCCAGCTTCAAAAGCTGAGCAAGAGCAGCACGTGAAATGGTCTGAATGTTGTTTTCCTGCAGGTGGAGAACCCTGACATTCTTGGGCAGGTTCATGGGGAATTCATCCAATTGATTGCCATACAGGTAGACTGTGTGCACAGACTGGACattgtgcagctctgcaggaaatcCAGCATTATTAATTTGGTTATTATGGAGGTAGAGGACGGTTACACCCTCCGGTATCCCAAGAGGCACTGAGGTCAAGCTTCGTTCATTACAGTAGACAAAGTTTCGGTCACAGCGGCAAACTTTTGGGCAAGCCAAAGTTTTGGA
This portion of the Vidua chalybeata isolate OUT-0048 chromosome 6, bVidCha1 merged haplotype, whole genome shotgun sequence genome encodes:
- the FLRT2 gene encoding leucine-rich repeat transmembrane protein FLRT2, whose translation is MGLWTKMWPTDWAVLMKSWLIFSLGLYIQVSKTLACPKVCRCDRNFVYCNERSLTSVPLGIPEGVTVLYLHNNQINNAGFPAELHNVQSVHTVYLYGNQLDEFPMNLPKNVRVLHLQENNIQTISRAALAQLLKLEELHLDDNSISTVGVEDGAFQEAISLKLLFLSKNHLSSVPVGLPLDLQELRVDENRIAVISDLAFQNLTSLERLIVDGNLLTNKGIAEGTFSHLSKLKEFSIVRNSLTYPPPDLPGTHLLRLYLQDNQITHIPLTAFSNLRKLERLDISNNQLRMLAKGVFDNLHNLRQLTVRNNPWLCDCSIKWVTEWLKFIPASINVRGFMCQGPEQVRGMAVRELNMNMLSCPTTTPGLPLIITPVPATTMPTTLVPSPSFPPSSSKYNPLTPIIATLPTVPDREDRERVTPPLSEWIQLSIHFVNDTCIQVNWMSLFTVMAYKLTWVKMGHSLVGGIVHERIISGEKQQSSLVNLEPKSTYRICLVPLDTYNNYRTGEDTVCSEATTKASFFNGSNIPSSHEQTTSQNLGSPFLLAGLIGGAVILVLVVLLSIFCWHMHKKGRYTSQKWKYNRGRRKDDYCEAGTKKDNSILEMTETSFQIVSLNNDQLLKGDFRLQPIYTPNGGINYTDCHIPNNMRYCNSNVSDLEHCHT